The genomic window TCCCGCAGCCACCGCGGCAGCGCTGCCGCCGGAGGACCCGCCGGAACTGCGGCCCAAGGCGTGTGGATTGCGCGACGGCGGTGCCACGCGGTTTTCGCTGTAGGCGGTCAGCCCGAATTCCGGGACCTGGGTCTTGCCCAGGGAGATGACACCTTGGGCCTTCAGGCCTGCCGCAAGGGCACCGTCTTCGGGCACCGGTTTGTGTTCCAACGCGGCGCTGCCATGGGTGGTGGGAACACCCGCAACGTCGGTGAGGTCCTTGAACGCGATCGGCATGCCGTGGAGTAGGGGGAGGTCTTCCCGGCGCCCTTCCTTCACCAGCCCGGCGTGCAGGTGGTCTGCTGCTGCGGCGTCAGCCAAGGCCTGGTCAGCTGTGACCGTGAGAAAAGAGCCCAGTTGCTTGTTCCGGGTCTCGATGATCTCAAGGAAATGGGTGGCGGCCTCGCTGGCGGAGAGCTCTCCGGAGGCCAGGGCATCACGGAGCTCAACAGCCGTCATTCGCGATATGTCATGCACGTAAGGATCAGCCAAGGAAACGCGACTCCAACCGTTCCTCCACAGCAACAGCATCCACGCTCTCGCCGGCCCCTGCCGTCACGCGGAAGGCCGCTTTGTTCTTCATCTCGGACACCACCTCCACAAGTTCGGTGCCACGGTAAACCAGCCCTACGCCGTCGTCCGTGCAGTGCGTCTCGCCCAACGTGCCGTTGGCCACGAGCCGGTGGATGGCCGGTGCGCGCCGCAGTTCAGAGTCATAGTGGACTCCGTTGCCGTAGGGGAGGAAGCCGAGTGCGTTGGTGACCGGCTGAAGTTCAGGGCCAAAAGAGTCGGTAACACCGCCCTGGTACCAACAGATGGAGCCGGCGGAGACCCCGGCCAGCACCACGCCGCTTTCCCAGGCCTTTCGCAGGATTTCATCCAGTCCGTGGGCACGCCAGACCGCCAGCAGGTTCACCACTGAACCGCCATGGACCCATACCACGTCCTGCTCCAGCAGATGGGCTTCAGGATCCTCAATATTTGGCATGGTGAAAAGGTTGAGATGGCTGAAATCGAAGCCGGCAATGCGGGCAGCCTGGTCCATTTCGGCGGCCCACCAACGTTGGTCACCCGACGCCGTGCCGAGATGTGTGACGCGGGGCGCCCGGCCCGTGACGCCGGACAACTCCACCGCATAGTGCATCAAGTGGTTGAACTCGATCCTGGTGCGGCCTCCCGGCTTGTAGCCGCCGGATGTCGCCAGAATGGTGGGGTGCCCAGCAGCCATGGGGTACTCCTAACGCGCCAGTGGTGGGGGAGTGCTTGGCTCCCAGTCTTAGCTTCAGCGCGTCGGGAAGCAAGCTCGGTCCACTGGTGAAGTTACGGTGCCGTGTGCCGGGGACTAGGCTGGATCCTGGACTTAATCGATGGGAAAGGACCGCCATGAGCGACTTCGATACCGTGCCTGTGGGCGACATTCCGGCCGACGCCAGCATTCTGGACGTCCGCGAAGACTACGAGTGGGTGGCCGGCCACGCTGAGGGCGCCCGCCACATTCCCTTGGATCAGTTGCCTGCCCGCTTGGACGAGCTTGATCCTGACGACGACCTCTTTGTCATCTGCCGGACCGGTGGCCGTTCCTTCCGTGCGGTCCAGTGGCTGGTGGGCCAGGGCTACTCGGCAGTGAATGTGGCCGGCGGCATGGATATGTGGTTCGAGGCCGGAAAGCCAATGGTTTCGGACAACGGGTTGAAGCCGGTTGTCCTCTAGCCTTCGTATATAACCAGCAAGGAATATTTACAGATGACCGCAGTTACCTATACCTTCCTTGGCCCGGAGGGCACCTTCACCGAAGCGGCCCTCCTGCAGGTTCCCGGGGCTGCCGACGCTCATCGAATTCCTTGCACAAACGTCAACACAGCACTGGAACGGGTCCGCGCCGGTGAAGCTGATGCGGCCATGGTGCCCATCGAGAACTCGGTGGAGGGCGGGGTCACTGCCACCCTGGACGCGATCGCCACAGGCCAGGAGTTGCGGATCATCCGCGAGGCCCTGGTTCCCATCACCTTCGTGCTCGTGGCGAGGCCCGGCGTCGGACTTTCCGACATCAAACGGATCTCCACCCATGGCCACGCGTGGGCGCAGTGCCGCCTCTGGGTGGATGAGCACCTTCCGGACGCCGATTAC from Arthrobacter sp. StoSoilB20 includes these protein-coding regions:
- a CDS encoding peptidase E: MAAGHPTILATSGGYKPGGRTRIEFNHLMHYAVELSGVTGRAPRVTHLGTASGDQRWWAAEMDQAARIAGFDFSHLNLFTMPNIEDPEAHLLEQDVVWVHGGSVVNLLAVWRAHGLDEILRKAWESGVVLAGVSAGSICWYQGGVTDSFGPELQPVTNALGFLPYGNGVHYDSELRRAPAIHRLVANGTLGETHCTDDGVGLVYRGTELVEVVSEMKNKAAFRVTAGAGESVDAVAVEERLESRFLG
- a CDS encoding rhodanese-like domain-containing protein, which produces MSDFDTVPVGDIPADASILDVREDYEWVAGHAEGARHIPLDQLPARLDELDPDDDLFVICRTGGRSFRAVQWLVGQGYSAVNVAGGMDMWFEAGKPMVSDNGLKPVVL